From Triticum urartu cultivar G1812 chromosome 2, Tu2.1, whole genome shotgun sequence, a single genomic window includes:
- the LOC125540586 gene encoding noroxomaritidine synthase 1-like — MSIMFISTLLVLLVPVCLYLRASCRSKNPPVLPTNWPMLHMFPSFIANLHNLYDYYTLVLARSGHNFRVHGPPGTGMRFFITCDPANARHILTTNHANFPKGTEFADIFDIMGGSLFTIDGEPCRRQRAKAKSILSSPRIISSMAAYLYGKVENNLLPLFTRMAITDTSFDMHELMSRLMFDLAAMPLFGVDPGLLSLDMPPMDAAVALDTVMEVGFFRLMMPAYCWKSMRWLNIGPESKLDTARMVLREIIGEMMQKRKITTCRFGHGKEQESVDIISSFLEDPDYTNVDLLRAIIISYMLAARDTIATTLTWIFYNLAQNPNIVSIIRDELSPIASHKVALGVSTPVIFEPDETRSLVYLTATLYETLRLYPPAPVLLKKVAVDDIMPSGHEVHAGDTIFVSVHSMGRMEGVWGKDCLDYNPHRWLSDDGNNLRYIPSHKFLAFNSGPRMCLGKDIALMQMKTVIATAVWNFDVKVVEGQSIQPKPSIILEMKNGLIVKLKKREM; from the coding sequence ATGTCAATTATGTTCATCTCCACACTGCTCGTTCTACTTGTTCCAGTTTGCTTGTATCTCAGGGCTAGTTGTAGGTCAAAGAACCCACCAGTGCTTCCCACAAACTGGCCAATGCTGCACATGTTCCCTTCCTTCATAGCCAACCTCCACAACTTGTATGACTATTACACCCTGGTCCTCGCCAGATCAGGCCACAACTTCAGGGTGCATGGACCACCTGGGACCGGGATGCGCTTCTTCATCACATGCGACCCTGCGAACGCCCGGCACATCTTGACGACGAACCATGCCAACTTCCCCAAGGGCACAGAATTCGCCGATATCTTCGACATCATGGGTGGCAGCCTCTTCACCATTGATGGTGAGCCGTGCCGCCGACAACGCGCGAAAGCCAAGAGCATCCTCAGCAGCCCTAGGATCATTTCCAGTATGGCGGCCTACCTCTATGGAAAGGTGGAGAACAACCTCCTCCCATTGTTCACCCGGATGGCGATCACTGACACTTCATTCGACATGCATGAATTGATGTCGAGGCTTATGTTTGACCTGGCTGCTATGCCTCTCTTCGGTGTGGATCCTGGCCTCCTATCCTTAGACATGCCGCCCATGGACGCAGCGGTTGCCCTGGACACGGTGATGGAGGTGGGCTTTTTTAGGCTCATGATGCCAGCTTATTGCTGGAAGTCGATGAGGTGGCTAAACATCGGCCCTGAGAGTAAGCTTGACACGGCACGCATGGTGCTGCGAGAGATCATTGGGGAGATGATGCAAAAGAGGAAGATCACCACATGTCGTTTTGGACATGGCAAGGAACAAGAGAGTGTGGATATTATTTCTTCCTTCCTCGAAGACCCAGACTACACCAATGTTGACTTGCTCCGTGCGATTATCATTAGCTACATGCTCGCTGCGAGGGACACAATTGCAACAACCCTAACATGGATCTTCTACAACCTCGCCCAAAATCCAAACATCGTGTCAATCATCCGCGACGAACTTTCACCCATTGCATCACACAAAGTAGCATTAGGGGTGTCTACCCCGGTGATCTTTGAGCCAGACGAGACCAGATCTCTAGTATATTTGACAGCCACCTTGTACGAGACTCTTAGACTTTACCCACCGGCACCTGTTTTGCTCAAGAAGGTGGCCGTAGATGACATCATGCCGAGTGGCCATGAGGTGCATGCCGGTGACACCATTTTTGTTTCTGTCCATTCCATGGGGAGAATGGAGGGTGTGTGGGGTAAAGACTGCCTCGACTATAACCCACATAGGTGGCTCTCAGATGATGGCAACAACCTGAGATACATACCATCTCACAAGTTCTTGGCCTTCAACTCTGGCCCGAGGATGTGCCTCGGCAAGGACATTGCACTTATGCAAATGAAGACTGTCATTGCTACAGCTGTGTGGAACTTCGATGTGAAGGTGGTGGAAGGGCAAAGCATCCAGCCTAAGCCGTCCATTATACTGGAGATGAAAAATGGGCTCATTGTTAAGTTGAAGAAGCGAGAAATGTAA